The DNA segment CACAGGCGATAACGCGAAAACGCTGCGCAAGGGGCGCCCACAAGTAGTGCCAGTCCCAACTGGCGGTGGGGAAACCGTGGAGTAGTAGCAGTGGCTCTCCTTGCCCTGCTGTCCAGTAGCGGATGCTCTGGCCCCGGAATGAGAAACTCTGACCCCGGGTTCGCCAGACGCACAATGGAATTTCGGCCAAAGGCATCACAGTGGTCCCGGAAGGTAGGGGGTGAAGGAATACGGCAAGGCTGCGGTCATTGCATGTCACCTCGGCACTTACATGTGCTCTCTATGTCGCGTCGAGGCACAGTCTAGTCAGCGCGAGCAGTGGCGGAACTTACCTTGGCAGCCAGCTTGATGACCTAACAGGTCAGGTGTATGAACGGTCAGAGCAGCATCGCCAGCAAGGGCGCGGCAAACAGGTTGAGCAGCCCGGTCAAGACCATGACCAAGCCGGCCACAGAACCTTCTTCGCGGCCCACTTCCTGTGCCCGACTGACCCCGGCGCCATGCGCACCGACCCCGAACAACGCACCACGCGCCAGGGGCGTACGCAGCGGCAGGTAGCGCAACAGGATGCCGCCGAACATGGCGCCGAGCACGCCGGTGAACATCACGAACACCGCAGTCAGTTCCGGCACCCCACCCAAATCACGTGCCAAGGGCATGGCGAATGGCGTGGTGATAGAGCGCGGCAGCAACGACAGGCTGACCGAATCATCCAGCGCCAACCAATGGGCCAGACCCCAGGAGCTGGCAATCGATGCGGCACTTCCGGCCAACATCCCCACCAACAACGCCGGCCAGTGCCGCGCCAGCAATGCTTTCTGCTGCCAGATGGGGACGGCGAAGGCCACCGTCACCGGGCCCAGCACGCCCATCAGCCAGTGGGTATTGCGGGCATACTCGGCATAGGCGGTGTGCAACGGCAGCGCCACCGCCAACAACAAAGCCGGTACCAGGATCAACGGCGACAGCAAATAGCGCCCGCTGCGCCGGTACAGCCAGCGGCTGCCCAGATAAGCCAGCAAGGTCAGCACGAGCCAGAACAGCGGCATGGGCTCAAGACTCATGGCGCAGGCTCCAGCGGCAGACCAGCTCGACCGTCACCGCCGTGACCACCATCACCAGCAGGGTACTCACGGCGATCACCAGCAGAATGCGCCAACCCTCGTCGCGCAGCAGGCTGCCGTAGTCGAGCAGGCTCATCAGCGCAGGGATGAAGAACAGCAGCATCTCGGCCATCAGCCAGCCGGCGCCCAGTTGCAGCATGGCCGGCTTGAGAATACCGCTGGCAAACAACACCAGCAGCAGCGCCAGCCCCATCACCCCTCCGGGGATGGGCCAGCCGAACCACACGGCGAGCTGGCCGCCGAGCAGAAACAAAACGAGCAGCACCGCCAACTCAATCAGCAGGCGGGCGAATTTCTTCAACAACAGGGCGTTCATGGGGCGGGGTTCCTCGAGCAGGTGCCCATTGTAAAATTTGCCTGCCTAGGCCAGAAGCGAATTGTTAGACTGGAGACCATTCCAAAATGGAATTCAGAGCATGGAATTCAAACAACTGCGCAGCTTCATCGAGGTGGTGCACCGAGGTGGCTTCACCCAGGCTGCGCTGACCTTGCATATCAGCCAGTCCGCCGTGAGCAAGCAGGTCGCCCAGCTGGAGCAAGATGTGGGCCAGCCGCTGCTTGAGCGGCAGGGCTCGCAATTGCACCTGACAGCGGCTGGGCGGATTGTCCTGGAGCGCGGCGAGGCGCTGCTGCGCCAGCGTCAGGAACTGCAAAGCGAGTTGGATGACCTGAGCCAGATGGCCCGTGGTGAACTGCGCCTGGGCCTGCCACTGCTGGGTAGCGATGCGCTGTTCGCCGGATTGTTCGCCGAATACCGGCGCCGGCATCCGAACATCGCCATTCAACTGCTTGAAGGCGGCAGCCGCACGGTGGAGCAGGCGGTCAAAAGCGGCGAGCTGGAGCTGGGCGGTAGCCTGACGCCGAGCGATGGCGACTTTGAGTACCAACCGTTCTGCAATGAACCGCTGGATGCCTTGCTGCCGGCGGAACATCCACTTGCCGGGCTGGCTCAGGTCGAGTTGCGCCAGCTGGCCGATACACCGTTTTTGCTGTATCAGCGCAGTTTCGTGCTCAATGACCGCTTGCTGAGCGCCTGCCAGCAGGTGGGGTTCACCCCTAAAGAAGGCGGGCGCAGCGGCCAGGCGGACTTTCTTGCCGCGCTGGTTGCCGCTGGCCAAGGGGTGGTGTTGCTGCCCCGGGTGGTGGCACGGGCGCTGGAACGCCCTGGGGTGGTGCGCCTGCCGCTGTTGGCGCCGGACTATTTGCGTTGGGATATCGCTTTTATCTGGCGCCGCGGGGCGTACCTGTCACGGGCGGCGCAGGCCTGGTTGAAACTGTTGCGCGAGCAGGCTTGAGGCCAGCACCAGATTCAGCCCTTGAGGGCAGCCGCAAACTCCGCCAACCACGGCTCTGCATCGGTTTCCGGCGTCACGGTTTCGCTGGCATCCAAACGCAACATCGGCAGCACTTCATGCACGCCCAATTCAGCAAACAGCTCGCGCATCTGCTCGCCACCGCCGCAATAGGTGTCGCCATAGCTCGAATCACCCAGGCCGATCACCGCACCTGGCAAGCCGCGCCAGGCTGCCGGCAAGGTGTCGCGGAGGGTGCTGTACAGCGGCATCAGGTTATCCGGCAGCTCGCCCATGCCGGTGGTCGAGGTGACGGCCAAAAACGCCTCCGGGGCAAACCCTTGAATATCCTGCAGGGTAGCCCGCGCCGCGTGCCAGGCTTCATGGCCTGCCGCCTTGAGCAACGCTTGGGCATGACGAGCAACTTCTTCGGCGGTGCCATACACCGACCCGGAAATAATGGCGACTTTCATCTGAAAGAGGATTCCGAAACTGAGTGAAAACGTAGGATACTAGCATCCGGCGATAGCAAAAGGCCGCCTAAGCCGAAAGTCCCCTCCTCTGCCAATGGTCCGAAGATGATCAACGCGCAACTGCTGCAATCCATGATCGATGCCTCCAACGACGGGATCGTCGTCGCTGAACAAGAAGGCGATGAAGACACCATCCTGATCTACGTGAACGCGGCATTCGAACGCCTCACAGGCTTCGAACGCGATGAGATTCTCTACCAGGACTGCCGCTTCCTGCAGGGCGACGATCGCGATCAGCTTGCCCGCTCGCGCATTCGCAAAGCCTTGAAAGAAGGCCAGCCGTGCCGTGAAGTGCTGCGCAACTACCGCAAGGATGGCAGCGCGTTCTGGAACGAACTGTCGATCACCCCGGTACACAACGCCGCTGAAAACCGTACCTATTTCATTGGTATCCAGAAGGACGTCAGCCGTCAGGTCGAGCTGCAACGTGAGCTGGATAAAGTGCGCGCCCGCCTGGCTGAACTGGAATCTCAACTGCACGCTTGAACCAAGCGCCTCGGACGCGGTCAATCACGTTGAAGAAATCGCCACTCTCGAGCTCGATCATGCACGCAAACGCCCTCCTGACCCAGGACGAAATGGATTTCATCCAGGATATGCAGCATTCGCCGCAGTTGAACCTGGCCGACTCCATGTCGAGCCTACTGGTCAATGGCGACCGGCAGATCCAGCAGTTGCTGACCCGCCTGGTGGCCAATGAACAGGTCACCCTGCAGGCGCAGTTCAACAACCAGCAGATCAGCTTCCCGCTGCAATTGGTCGAGGACGAATTCCACGCCCTGCACTTGCAGGTAGGTTCACCGGAAATCTACGAAGATGGCCCGATGCTGCGCCCTTGGCGGCTGTCGATGGAACAACCTTCGGCGCTGCTGGGCGAGCACGGCGAACACAGCGGCTTGTGGGTCAGGGACATCTCGTTCAAGGGCGCACTGGTGGAAATCCGCGGTGTGGCCAAAGCGCCATCACGTTTCGACCTGCGTTTCGCTCCCGAAGGCATCCCGGCGATCGGCCTGCATGGCGTGCTGCGCCGACGCATTGGCCGCGACCTGGCCGCCTACGACCTCAGCCGCAGCCCAGCGCACGAGATCGAGCGCCTGCGTGAGTACATCCTCCAGGCCCACCGCCTGGCCCACCCCGAGCTGCATACTCAGGTATCGAGCTGACCCGCCAGGTACTGGCGTAGGCGCTTACGCATCAGGCTGCCATCGGCGCCCAGGCAAGCCACTGGGCTGCCGGCCAGATGATCCTGGGCCATTTCTGCCGCTTCTCCAGCCAGCAATAGCGGACAGCCAAGGCCCAACACCCATCGCGCCAGTCGCTTGCCCAACTCAGCGGTAGGCTGTTGGTTAGAAAACAGCACCAATGCATCCGGGCTCAAGCGTTCGCAAACCAGCGTCAGCTCATCCAGTGGCTGCCCTGGCGCCAGCACCACCACGCTCACTTCATCACTGCTCAGCAGCAAGCCTGCGACCAGCAGCTCAAGCTCCAGCGCGCCTGAACTCAGTGGCGCCAGCACTATCTGCTGCCTGCGCGGCCCACGCACCAGTTGCAGGCGCATCAGCACCCGCCCCCGCAGAAACTGGTCGAGAAACGCCCACTCGCTCATTTGTCCAAAATTTGCGTGACCCGCACGCAGGCTGTGCCAGACCGGCATGAACACCTCATCGAACACCTGATCCAGGGCATTGCTGGCGAACACCTGGTCAAACAGCCGATCAAGACTGGCGCCGTCAAAGCGCTGCACAGCTTCACGCACTTGGGTGCGCCAGCGCAGGCGTTCATCGGCGCTGCTAGCGGCCCAGCCGTCCTGCGCCAACGCCTGACCGCGGGCCAGGATGCTGCCGACCTTGCTCACGGCCACACCGCGCTCCAGCCAACCCAGGATGCTGCGGATATCGTCGATGTCCGCTTGGGAATACAGGCGATGGCCGCTGTCGGTGCGAGTCGGCTGGATCAATCCGTAACGGCGCTCCCACGCGCGCAGGGTCACAGGGTTAACGCCAGTCAACTTCGACACCTCGCGGATCGGATACAGCTGCTGGTAGTCCAGATCAGCTGCGCTGGTTGAGGCCGATAGCTGCTTGTTCATGCGCCCAGATGACCCTGTCTCAGGTAATTGAAAGGCATTCTACGCCCGCTTGGGCAAAGAGTTCAGATTATCCCGTTCGCCGCCTGAAACTGACGGGTCATGAAATATCCGCGATAATCGCGCCCGATTCTTGCAAGCCTGCTTGCGTCGCCCACCACCCCGGGCGACGAAGCCAAGGGGCCAGCTACCCGCCAGCCCCGTCGCCAGGAGATACACGATGTCTACCCCACCCGTCACCTTGATGGTGTCGCGCCGCGCCGCCCATGGCCGCTACCAGGACCTACTGACCTGGCTGCATGAAGGCGAGCAGCTGGCCACCGACTTCCCCGGCTACCTGGGCTCGGGCATCCTCGCACCGCCCGCCGAGGGCGATGAATTCCAGATTATCTTCCGTTTCACCAACGAGCAGACCCTGCACAGTTGGGAGCATTCCGCTTCGCGGCGAGCCTGGCTGCAACGCGGCGATGGCTTGTTCGAACGCCCCAAAGAGACGCGCGTCAGCGGCATTGATGACTGGTTTGGCACCAATATGGTGCAAAAACCGCCGCGCTGGAAGCAAGCGGTCGCCATCTGGCTGGCGTTCTTTCCGGTCTCGCTGCTGTTCAACGTGCTCTTC comes from the Pseudomonas urmiensis genome and includes:
- a CDS encoding flavodoxin, with amino-acid sequence MKVAIISGSVYGTAEEVARHAQALLKAAGHEAWHAARATLQDIQGFAPEAFLAVTSTTGMGELPDNLMPLYSTLRDTLPAAWRGLPGAVIGLGDSSYGDTYCGGGEQMRELFAELGVHEVLPMLRLDASETVTPETDAEPWLAEFAAALKG
- a CDS encoding MerR family transcriptional regulator → MNKQLSASTSAADLDYQQLYPIREVSKLTGVNPVTLRAWERRYGLIQPTRTDSGHRLYSQADIDDIRSILGWLERGVAVSKVGSILARGQALAQDGWAASSADERLRWRTQVREAVQRFDGASLDRLFDQVFASNALDQVFDEVFMPVWHSLRAGHANFGQMSEWAFLDQFLRGRVLMRLQLVRGPRRQQIVLAPLSSGALELELLVAGLLLSSDEVSVVVLAPGQPLDELTLVCERLSPDALVLFSNQQPTAELGKRLARWVLGLGCPLLLAGEAAEMAQDHLAGSPVACLGADGSLMRKRLRQYLAGQLDT
- a CDS encoding LysR family transcriptional regulator, whose translation is MEFKQLRSFIEVVHRGGFTQAALTLHISQSAVSKQVAQLEQDVGQPLLERQGSQLHLTAAGRIVLERGEALLRQRQELQSELDDLSQMARGELRLGLPLLGSDALFAGLFAEYRRRHPNIAIQLLEGGSRTVEQAVKSGELELGGSLTPSDGDFEYQPFCNEPLDALLPAEHPLAGLAQVELRQLADTPFLLYQRSFVLNDRLLSACQQVGFTPKEGGRSGQADFLAALVAAGQGVVLLPRVVARALERPGVVRLPLLAPDYLRWDIAFIWRRGAYLSRAAQAWLKLLREQA
- a CDS encoding PAS domain S-box protein: MINAQLLQSMIDASNDGIVVAEQEGDEDTILIYVNAAFERLTGFERDEILYQDCRFLQGDDRDQLARSRIRKALKEGQPCREVLRNYRKDGSAFWNELSITPVHNAAENRTYFIGIQKDVSRQVELQRELDKVRARLAELESQLHA
- a CDS encoding LrgB family protein: MSLEPMPLFWLVLTLLAYLGSRWLYRRSGRYLLSPLILVPALLLAVALPLHTAYAEYARNTHWLMGVLGPVTVAFAVPIWQQKALLARHWPALLVGMLAGSAASIASSWGLAHWLALDDSVSLSLLPRSITTPFAMPLARDLGGVPELTAVFVMFTGVLGAMFGGILLRYLPLRTPLARGALFGVGAHGAGVSRAQEVGREEGSVAGLVMVLTGLLNLFAAPLLAMLL
- a CDS encoding antibiotic biosynthesis monooxygenase; translated protein: MSTPPVTLMVSRRAAHGRYQDLLTWLHEGEQLATDFPGYLGSGILAPPAEGDEFQIIFRFTNEQTLHSWEHSASRRAWLQRGDGLFERPKETRVSGIDDWFGTNMVQKPPRWKQAVAIWLAFFPVSLLFNVLFGHWLAPLDLVPRVLLSTLALTPVMVYLFIPLSTRLLAPWLHPAPANASQPARGLRSR
- a CDS encoding CidA/LrgA family protein, encoding MNALLLKKFARLLIELAVLLVLFLLGGQLAVWFGWPIPGGVMGLALLLVLFASGILKPAMLQLGAGWLMAEMLLFFIPALMSLLDYGSLLRDEGWRILLVIAVSTLLVMVVTAVTVELVCRWSLRHES